The nucleotide window CTAATGAAGTTGTCCAGGCTGCACTTGCAGGCATTGCTGAAAAAGCTGAAATTCGGGACTCGCAGGGAAAGCTTATCGGCTATTTCGAGCCCTCTGATGTAAAAAAACAATTGCTTGAAGAAGCTCGGCAACATTTTGATCCGGACGACATTAAGAACCGCAAGACGGTAACCGATTCCGGCGTGACTACCAGCGAGATGCTGGCCCATCTTCGCTCGCTCGCTCCGGAGCAGTGATGCGCTATACCGTCACCTGGCGAACGGATCTAAAGAAAAACTGGCGCGCATCTGGCTTGCTTCCAGTGATCGCCGTTCGCTTTCAGCTGCGGCTGATCAAATCGATATCTTATTAGCCAATATGCCGGAAACTGCAGGCGTGGATTTTTACGGCGACTATATCTTAGCGATTCCCCCACTGGCCATCGTCTATACCATTTCTGCTGCCGACTGCATCGTGCAGGTCATTGGCGTCTATCATCAAGGCGGGCTCGGCGAGCCAGAGCTTTTCAAATTGCGCAATCGGCGGTTTCGTCAACTTCTATTTCCGGATGACGGCCGGGCAAATCTTCGGCGTAATAGGCATCGAGCACGCTCTGCAATTCGTGCGGGCGGCGGACCGCAATAAAGGCGTCGCGCACCACCAGCGACTGTGGATGCAGCCGGGAATACTTGATGCCGAATTTGCGCATTTGCCGGCCACAGGCTTCGGTGCCGTAAATTTCCGCCGCCAGCCGATAGTGTTCCGCGATGATGCGCCGCTGCTCGTACAATGTCGGCGGTTCGGGCAGCGGCAATCCGGCAGCCAAAGCGCGAACTTGTGAAAAAATCCACGGATTGCCAATTGCGCCCCGGGCCACGGTGACGCCGTCGACCCCGGTGTAATGCAGCATCTCCAAGCATGCTTGCGGAGTAAACAAATCGCCACTGCCTAGCATCGTGCGCTGACCGGCGTGTTGCTTCACTTCGCGCAAGAAATCCCACGAGCTGGGGCCAATGTACCGCTGCTGCACCGTCCGGCCATGCACCGTGATGGCCGCTACGCCGCGGGCGAAAGCGCCGTCGAAAATCGTGAAGAACTTGTCGCGGCTTGCGGCACTTTCGTCCAGGCCGCGGCGCATTTTCACGGTGACGGGAACATGCGGTGGCACGGCCTCGCGCACACGAGAAACAATTTCCAGCGCTGTTTCGACCTGCCCCAACAAAAATCCGCCGCGGCAGCGGCCCAAAACTTTTTTTACCGGGCAGCCGAAGTTGATATCGATGATGTCAAAGCCCGCCTGGACCAACCGCTGCGCCGCAGGAGCAAAATCCTCGGGATTCGCGCCCATCAACTGGCCACCGACAGGATGTTCTTCGTCCCCCACGTGCATGCGGCGGTTGCTTTTTTTAGAGCGACCCGCAGTGACAACAAATTGATCCAACAGCACTTCGCACAGCGTGTATGGCGCGCCGAGGCGGCGGGCAATCACGCGCATCGCTCCGTCGCTGTAGCCGGAGAGCGCCGCTTGGACAGCAGGGAAGCCAATGTCAATGTTGCCAATGCGAAGCGGCGCAAAATAGCGGGCAGAAGACACGAGGCAGTGGGCGGAAGTTTCGCTTGCAGCGCGTGATTCGACGGTGGCCATGAACAACATTCTGCGCAGCGTTTAGCTTTTAGTGCAACACCGGACAGGTGTCGAACCATTCGCGGCCTTGGGCTTGCATCCACTGCGTCGATTCTTCCGGGCCCCACAGGCCGGGCTCGTAAGTGCACAGCTTTGGCTCGTGGCGCTCTTGCCACGTTTTAAGAATGGGGTCGATGACGCCCCAGGCGGTTTCCACTTCATCGGCACGGGCGAACAAACCGGGATCGCCCTGCATCGCATCCAGCAGCAGGCGTTCGTAAGCCTCGGGCATGACGCCGTGAAACTCGCGCTGAAAGCTGAAATCTAAATCGGTCTGCCGCAATTTCATGCCAGCGTCGGGTATTTTGGTCTGGAACAAAAGCTGAATCCCTTCAGCCGGCTGCACCTGAACCACTAACCGATTGCCGCCTTGAATGCCGCGCGGCCCGCCGGGAAACAACATCAGCGGCGGGGCGTTAAACTGGATGACAATTTGCGACGTGCGGCATGACATTGCTTTGCCGCTGCGCAAATAAAATGGCACGCCTTGCCACCGCCAGTTTTCCACACACAGTTTGGCCACAGCGAATGTGGCCGTTTGGCTGTCGCCGGGAACGTCTTTTTCTTGGGTGTAACCCCGATATTGCCCGCGAAGCGTGTTTCGCACCACTTCGTCGGGCTGCATTTGGCGAATGGCGGCTAGCACTTTTACTTTTTCGTCGCGCACGGCGTCGGCCTGATAATGGGCCGGGCATTCCATCGCCGTCATGGCGAGCAATTGCAGCAAATGATTTTGAAACATGTCGCGCAGCACGCCGCTTTTATCGTAATATCCGCCACGATGGCCCACCGTGACTTCCTCGGCTGCGGTAATTTGCACGTGATCAATGTAGCGGCGGTTCCAAACCGGCTCGAATATGCTGTTGGCAAAGCGCAGCACCAACATGTTCTGTACGGTTTCTTTGCCCAAATAATGATCGATGCGGTACACTTGCCGCTCGGCGAATACTTTGTGCACAGCGGCATTCAAATGCTGGGCGCTAGCCAAATCGGTGCCGAAGGGTTTTTCGATGATCACGCGGCGCGGGCCTTGGGCTTCGTCAGCCAAACCGGCCGCGCCGAGTTGCGCCACCGCCTGCTCATAAAGCTGCGGCGCCGTCGAAAGATAATAGAGCCGCGTGCTTTGGCGACCCTGTTCAATTTCGTCGAGCAGTTTGGCCAGCGCCGTGAAATCGGCAGCCTGACCAATATCGCCCGGATGATAAAACAGCGCTGACGCGAATTGCTGCCAAGCGGCGGCATCCCACTCTTTCTCGGCGAATTTTTGTGTCGTGGCGGCTAAATCTTTTCGCCAATCGTCGTGGGAAAACTTAGTCCGCGCAACTCCGACAATGCGTGTGCCTGGCGGAAGCCGCTCCTTTCGGGCCAGCGAAAACAACGCCGGAATGAGCTTGCGGCTGGTGAGATCGCCCGAGGCGCCGAAAATAACAATGGTGCTGGGCATGGCGGCGCCTCCGTGGGAAAGAAATTTAAATAGTCATGGAAGTGAAACCGCCGTCGACGTACAGTTCGGCGCCGGTAATGAAGCTGCCGCAGCGCGGCGAAAGCAACAACAATGCCGCGCCAATTAATTCGTGGGGCTCGCCAAAGCGGTTCATCGGCGTGTGCCGCATAATATTTTCTACTCGAGTTTTATCGAGAATTTTTCGATTCTGCTCGGCAGGAAAAAAGCCGGGGCACAGCACATTCACGCGCACTTTGTGTGGAGCAAATTCTCGAGCCACGTTTTTGGTGAGATTCACCACGGCCGCCTTGGAGGCGGAATAAGCAAACACCCGGGACAGTGGAACACCCGACGAAACGCTGCCGATGTTCAAAATGGCGCCACCGCCCGATTTTGCCAGGTGCGCGCCAAAAATCTGGCAGGCCCAATGGGTGCTCGTCAGATTGGTGAGCAGGACACGCTGCCAATCGTCGTCGGTTGCATCCGAATATGCTGTGGCCGAATTGACGCCGGCGCAATTCACCAGCAAATCGACACGGCCACACTGCTGGAGCGTCGCGACGAGCAATTCTTCGATCGATTTTCGCTGCGTCACATCAACCGGCAGGAATTTTGCCTCCCCGCCGAGTTTGGCGATCGAGGCTACCCGCTGCTGCCCACGCTCTTCGCCGCGCCCGGCCACGACGGTCAGCGCGCCTGCCTGGGCAATTCCCTCGGCCAGCGCGCCTCCCAGCACGCCGGTGCCGCCGATTACCACGCACACCTGGCCCGAAAGGCTGAACAAATTTTCGACGAAAGATTGAGTCATGGTTGTCATTTCGGTTGGCGGCGCAGATGGAGCCATTCGGTGTGGAATGTGCCGGATTTGTCGACGCGCTGGTACGTGTGCGCGCCAAAGTAATCGCGCTGGGCTTGCAGCAGATTGGCAGGCAATCGCTCCTGGCGAATGCCGTCGTAATATGCCAG belongs to Pirellulales bacterium and includes:
- a CDS encoding SDR family oxidoreductase, with product MTQSFVENLFSLSGQVCVVIGGTGVLGGALAEGIAQAGALTVVAGRGEERGQQRVASIAKLGGEAKFLPVDVTQRKSIEELLVATLQQCGRVDLLVNCAGVNSATAYSDATDDDWQRVLLTNLTSTHWACQIFGAHLAKSGGGAILNIGSVSSGVPLSRVFAYSASKAAVVNLTKNVAREFAPHKVRVNVLCPGFFPAEQNRKILDKTRVENIMRHTPMNRFGEPHELIGAALLLLSPRCGSFITGAELYVDGGFTSMTI
- the zwf gene encoding glucose-6-phosphate dehydrogenase; translation: MPSTIVIFGASGDLTSRKLIPALFSLARKERLPPGTRIVGVARTKFSHDDWRKDLAATTQKFAEKEWDAAAWQQFASALFYHPGDIGQAADFTALAKLLDEIEQGRQSTRLYYLSTAPQLYEQAVAQLGAAGLADEAQGPRRVIIEKPFGTDLASAQHLNAAVHKVFAERQVYRIDHYLGKETVQNMLVLRFANSIFEPVWNRRYIDHVQITAAEEVTVGHRGGYYDKSGVLRDMFQNHLLQLLAMTAMECPAHYQADAVRDEKVKVLAAIRQMQPDEVVRNTLRGQYRGYTQEKDVPGDSQTATFAVAKLCVENWRWQGVPFYLRSGKAMSCRTSQIVIQFNAPPLMLFPGGPRGIQGGNRLVVQVQPAEGIQLLFQTKIPDAGMKLRQTDLDFSFQREFHGVMPEAYERLLLDAMQGDPGLFARADEVETAWGVIDPILKTWQERHEPKLCTYEPGLWGPEESTQWMQAQGREWFDTCPVLH
- a CDS encoding tRNA-dihydrouridine synthase, with translation MSSARYFAPLRIGNIDIGFPAVQAALSGYSDGAMRVIARRLGAPYTLCEVLLDQFVVTAGRSKKSNRRMHVGDEEHPVGGQLMGANPEDFAPAAQRLVQAGFDIIDINFGCPVKKVLGRCRGGFLLGQVETALEIVSRVREAVPPHVPVTVKMRRGLDESAASRDKFFTIFDGAFARGVAAITVHGRTVQQRYIGPSSWDFLREVKQHAGQRTMLGSGDLFTPQACLEMLHYTGVDGVTVARGAIGNPWIFSQVRALAAGLPLPEPPTLYEQRRIIAEHYRLAAEIYGTEACGRQMRKFGIKYSRLHPQSLVVRDAFIAVRRPHELQSVLDAYYAEDLPGRHPEIEVDETADCAI